The Triticum dicoccoides isolate Atlit2015 ecotype Zavitan unplaced genomic scaffold, WEW_v2.0 scaffold54129, whole genome shotgun sequence genome includes the window CGAGTGTTGTTGAAGGAGCTGCCGCCACCAACCTCCCCTTGCCACGAGAGGAAGGACGAGAGCGAGAGCCGCCACCGCGGCCTCTGGAGACAGAGTTGGCCGAGGACTTGAAGCCGCCGCCGGAGCCGTGAAACTGCGCCATGCGCTGATCAAAATTGCTAAGCATAGCGAAGAGCTCATCAAGGGTTACCGGAGTGACACGGGCGTCCAGGGCGGAAACGAGGGGCTGGTAGTCTTGGTCCAGCCCGTGGATGATGTAGGATATGAGCTCGTCGTCTTGGATTGGTTTTCCCACCGCGGCGAGTTCATCAGCGAGCCCTCTCACGGCGGCACGCGAAGAAGGAGGACACCGATTGGTTGCCCTTCTGCACGTTGATCAGCGCCGTGCGAATGTTGTTGACGCGGCCGAGTGACTGCGACGAGAACATGCTCGCCAGCGCCAGCCAGAGTTCTGGCGCCGTGGTGATCGCCGTCACCGTGACGAGCACTTCCTGGGATAAGTGTTGAAGTAGATATCCAAGGACCTGCTGATCCTCCTTCACCCAGAGCGGATGGAGAGGATTCGGCCCCTCGGTCGACGTGTCGTCGACGTAGTGGTAGACGTCGGCGCCCCGCAGCTGCGGCGTGATCTGGGTTCGCCACAGGATGTAGTTGGTGCGGGAGAGTTTCTCCGTGACTCCTCCGCTGAGGGTTGGCTGGAAGGAGGAGGTAGAGGAAGACATGCTGCGCACTTTGGTGGAGATGCGTTAGCTAGGGTTTTGGGAAGAAGAttgctctgtataccatgtgcgaATGCGGTACACGTCTTGCCGATCCAGGCTGACGTGCTGCGTGTTAAATAGAGGGGTGCGAGCCCTAATACGCGTACAGGTTTGTTGGAGAGATTATATCTTGAGAGAGAAGAATACAAGAGATAAAACAAGATAAAGAGTACATGAGTATCCCGTATAACTACTCCTCCTTGGGTGGTGATCCTCCTTGCTGTACACGCCACCATATCACGCATATTATGTTTAACACAGGCAGCCAGAGCACAGCAAGAAATCGGTGAGCAGAAATCTTCTATAGACTCTTGTCTTAATTAACTCTTGCGCCATTGATTAATTCCTAACGAGTACTTATATCTCTTGCATGCAGATGATGAGTCGGAGTTCAGCTACGACTGCGGGGCAGAGAACGGGCCGGAGAACTGGGGCAAGATCAAGGAGGAGTGGGCGATGTGTGGCACCGGGCGGATGCAGTCGCCCATCGACCTCTCCGACCGCCATGCCGCACAGGCGCCGAACCTCGGATACCTCAACCACTCCTACCTCCCCGCCGAGGCCTCCATCGTCAACCGTGGCCATGACATCGCGGTGACGTTCCAGGGCGGTGCCGGGAGCTTGTGGATCAACGGCACTGCTTACCACCTCAGGCAGGTGCACTTGCACTCCCCCAGCGAGCACCACCTAAACGGCCGCCAGTACAGCTTGGAGATCCACATGGTTCACCTCAGCGCCGAGAACAAGGCTGCCGTGATCGGCCGCCTCTATAAGATTGGTAGGCGCGACCATTTCCGGCACAAGGTACGTACTTCTCTCCAACTCCAGTAACTTTTTTTCTTCTAAATCCGTGGCCTGGATTTGAACCAATCCGTTGCATGCAGCTAGAGCCTTACCTGCGGAGGATGGCAGACATGAAGGAGAAGGATGAGAAGGTCGGCGTGGTGGATCCCTGGGAGGCGAGGGGCGACGGCCAAGCCTACTACCGGTACATGGGCTCCCTCACCACGCCGGCGTGCGACGAGGGGGTCATCTGGACCGTTATCAAGAGGCTACCTACCTTGCTACGTTGTTAATGACTTTTATCGATCACATTTAGGCCTTGTTTGTTTGGCCTTTTGCGTCTACTTTTGCAGCTTTTCCACATTAGCCGAAAAGCCATGAAAGCTCCCAAATAACTGTTTTTTGAAGCTTTTATGGCTTTTGGTTAATCAATAAAATATTGTTTAGCTTCAAAAAGCCGTAAAAGCTCTAAAAGCACCTATTTAGGAACTTTTATGGCTTTTTGGCTAAACTGGAACAACTACAAAAGCAGAAGCAAAATCTcaaacaaacagggccttagaccgttaatgctaaaattatGGGCATACGGTCACTAACGCCCCTGATATTCTCTAACAATAGTGATCCAAATTTTAAAACTAACTATGTGCTTTTACAGGTTGCCACCGTGTCAACTCACCAACTGAAGCTTCTCACGGACGCTGTCCACGATGTATTGCTCCGATCTTTTTCAAGAAAGCAAAGTGCATAAATTTGTTTGTTTGTACTATGTGTAGGGCTTTGAGATGAACGCGAGACCGCTTCAGAAGGTGAATGGCAGAGATCTCAGCTTTTTCTGCCCTGATGATGACCATGAACGCTATTACGCTGCTGCTGATCATTAATTAGCTGTATACTTGAGCCAACCTGATGGATTGACAGCATGTGTGCTAATGTAAGATAATATCAGTATATACCTTCATTTGACTAGCTTACAATTGTCGGCGAATAATTGTTTCTAATGAAAACTATATATTCAGGTGTTGGCACCGGCGAACAAGAGCAATGACATGGAACATTGCAAACGATCGTGACTCTGCCACAAGCAGGGATATTTGTTGGCCTTGGCACCGTTCTTATAATTCCTTAATAAAGTCGAAGTCACAGATGTGTTGTTGTTGTTATCTTCAATACTTGGATAATAAGAGTCCAATCGCTATCTTATATGTGTTTTCCTTCCTTCTATTGCAATAAAAAGCGCGTCGATCACGGCATTGCCATTTTCTTGACAACATGTGCTAGATCATAGTTTTTGTTTCCTGCAATCATTGCACATCAGATCGAATCTAATGTGTCATTTTATTATGTATAGTAGTATCCTTGTCATCTATAAGTCCAGTCTTTCATTCTTTTCAGTGTTTATTTAAATTTATGTATAATTATCCTTCAAGAAAGTGTGCTACAGATCCCTATCTGTTTGTTCATCTTCCTTATTTACCACACCATAGACGTGCTACTACATCCAGTTGGCTTGGTAGTATCATGCATGTGCATTTCCTGCACGTTTTTCTTAAATTATGTCTTGACTCTTATCATGAATTGCACCATTCATGATTCATGCATGTGATCGACTAGGCAGTTAGCACACACCAGGGGATGTGCATGGGCCAGCCAATAATGCCATGCATTATGGCACACCTGTGTATAAAGGACAGTCCATAGAGCATCTCCCCTAGGCTGTACGAGATGGGATGCAGGAGCATCTCCCGTACGACGTCGTGCTCACTTTTCCCGGGCCCTTGTCAATTGTCCGTATCACATAGGCTGCGCGTCAAGGTAGGGCCTGGAGATTCGCATGGTTATACCACAGGCAGTCAGAGGGCGCCAACAAAACTAGATTCACGTGATATGCGGAGTTGGTAAGcactccaatatatatatatatatatatatatatatatatatatatatatatatatatatatatatatatatatacaaaatgagaccaacccaaggACTAACCTTCGTTGACATTTTATTATAGAAGAAACTCCACGAGCACCGTGTGTCTGAGTCGGGACTCGAACTCGGGTCGCCTGGCAGCAACCTCAGCTGCCTAGCCAACGGGTCGACGCCCCATCctcgtaagagcaactccaacgcgccgacctAAACGGATGGTGCTTTTGTCTGCTTTTCATCCGgttgggtcggccgcccgctcaGCGTCCGCCCCGTTTgagatttgggtcggcagtgcgcccaacgtGCCGACCTATTTCATGTCCGTGTGCAAATTTTGAAAAAAGGCCCGCGACCATAGTTAATGCTAGCGGCTATGTCGTCGCCCGAAAATTCATGCCGACACCATGCCAGGGCCGGCATACAATGCCAGCATCAGAAAATAGCACACAGTTCGGCTGGCGCACTTGCCagcggccggcacacatgccagcacacaaaaaagcGGCGTGAGTTCGACCACACCATCAGAGccgtggtcatgccagcacacttgccggcatacaaaaaaggatggcgctcgccgccataggtcactcgtcgtcgaacttgagcatgtcggcctgcatcttctcgaaccacggcctcttccttggcgacacggtgtcgagatccaccttcatgatctccagcccggtcatcatgctcgcgagagccacttctttcgccttggccttggcgttggcggcctcgatctctagcatattggcttgcttctccgcctccataTCAAGCATCTTAGcttgcttctccgcatccatctcaagcctcctcctttggatctccatgaaggcaTTCATTTATCGCTGCCGCTCCTCCTCCCTTGAGATCTTCTTGCTCATCATGCCCTCCACACTtgcgatcaaggcattcgatgccgcatcccgcttgtcctccttcttggagttggtcttcccccgcgggCGTGGCTTCTCGATGTCTTTCTCCTCCACGGCCCTCTTCACCCACACGACTTGAGGGCGGGATATTGCaccttgaacttctcctcgtctTTGATGACCCTCCAACAATGAGAGAGGTTGAAGCATTTGTtgcggaacgtagtaattcaaaaaaattcctacgatcacgcaagatctacctaggagatgcatagcaacgagacgggagagtgtgtccatataccctcgtagaccgaaagcggaagcgttatgttaatgcagttgatgtagtcgaacgtcttcacgatccaaccgatccaagtaccgaacgtacggcaccttcgtgttcagcatacgtttagctcgatgacgtccctcgagctcttgattcagtagagggtcgagggagagctcCGTCAGTACTACGGCATGGcgtcggtgttggtgatgtgacctgcgcagggcttcgcctaagcactacgacgctatgaccggaggagtaaactgtggaggagggcaccgcacacggctaagacaaatcttggtatGCCTTTGGGGTGCCTCTCGCCCCCGTATATAAGGGGGGAGGGAAGGAGGTCGGCGGCCTAGGAGGGGcgggccaaggggggagtcctacttgaactcctagtccaagtaggattcggcccccctccttccttccaacggagggggaaaggggaaagaggtggagagggagaaggaaaggggggccggcccccaccccttgtccacttcggattgggattggggggGGGCACCACCTCCTGTGGCTGCCAactcctctccactatggcccatgaggcccattaactttaccagggggttccagtaacctccccatACTCCGAAAAATCT containing:
- the LOC119346899 gene encoding alpha carbonic anhydrase 5-like, coding for MCECDDESEFSYDCGAENGPENWGKIKEEWAMCGTGRMQSPIDLSDRHAAQAPNLGYLNHSYLPAEASIVNRGHDIAVTFQGGAGSLWINGTAYHLRQVHLHSPSEHHLNGRQYSLEIHMVHLSAENKAAVIGRLYKIGRRDHFRHKLEPYLRRMADMKEKDEKVGVVDPWEARGDGQAYYRYMGSLTTPACDEGVIWTVIKRLPTLLRC